From Mucilaginibacter rubeus, a single genomic window includes:
- a CDS encoding ABC transporter permease: protein MFKNNFKIAWRNLTRNRASSFINIGGLAVGMAVSMMIGLWIWDELSFNKYHQNYDRIVAVMQREKFLGNIAVTDHMPYRLVNELKTNYHNDFKHIVTATETREYYLSQGENKIAQTGQYVEAAAPEMLTLKMLRGSWAALNDPRSVLLSASAAKKLFGNTDPMDKTVKVSDTWDVHSTTDVKVTGIYEDLPQNVQFHDVQFFMPWELYAATDTRLSTMGWDDHRFLIYGEIWPGADLNKVSAAVKDAELNVIRHLDNMRDEVAANPEILLNPMKNWHLYSTFKDGVADRGPIRFVWIVGIIGGFVLLLACINFMNFSTARSEKRATEVGIRKAIGSARVQLVIQFFSESLLVALLAFMIALLFVILALPTLNDLSAKQISLPYTNIWFWLFCFSFIVFTGLLAGIYPALYLSSFQPVKVLKGAFRAGRMASLPRKVLVVMQFTISIVLIICTVIIYNQLIFSKDRPVGYTRDGLVIVPMQSIDYQGKQDVLRNELKNTGLVTEVAESESPVTGISSNNGGFNWQGKAPGVEEKFGTLTVTAEYGKTIGWQFKEGRDFYAGSVADSSGFVINEAAAKYMGFKNPVGETIHWKSKWNNVDKDYKIIGVIKNMVMESPYDAIRPVVFRLGGNPNWIFIRISPQASVSKALPQIAGVFKKIVPSVPFTYSFADEDYAKKFTTEEHIGKLTKFFSCLAIFISCLGLFGMAMFMAEQRTKEIGLRKVLGATAFTLWRLLSKDFVALVIISLIIATPMAWYFMSKWLQGYQYRIQITWWVFVLTGIGAVLITLLTVSYQTIKAALANPVKSLRSE from the coding sequence ATGTTCAAGAACAATTTCAAAATCGCCTGGCGTAATCTCACCAGGAACAGAGCGTCGTCTTTCATTAACATCGGAGGCCTTGCTGTGGGTATGGCAGTATCTATGATGATTGGCTTATGGATATGGGACGAACTATCATTCAATAAATATCATCAAAACTATGACCGCATTGTAGCAGTGATGCAGCGGGAAAAATTTCTCGGCAATATCGCTGTAACAGACCATATGCCTTACCGACTGGTTAATGAACTCAAAACAAATTACCACAATGATTTTAAACACATAGTAACGGCAACTGAAACCCGCGAATACTACCTGTCACAAGGTGAAAATAAAATAGCGCAGACGGGACAATACGTTGAAGCCGCCGCGCCGGAAATGCTAACATTGAAAATGCTCCGTGGCTCCTGGGCGGCATTAAATGATCCGCGTTCGGTACTGCTTTCGGCATCTGCTGCAAAAAAGCTTTTTGGTAATACCGATCCTATGGATAAAACGGTGAAAGTGAGCGACACCTGGGATGTACATTCAACCACAGATGTGAAAGTAACGGGGATCTATGAAGACCTTCCGCAAAACGTTCAATTTCACGATGTTCAATTTTTCATGCCCTGGGAACTGTATGCGGCTACAGATACGCGGCTAAGCACAATGGGCTGGGACGATCATCGTTTTTTGATCTATGGCGAGATCTGGCCGGGCGCCGATTTAAATAAAGTATCGGCCGCTGTCAAAGATGCTGAGCTTAATGTGATCAGGCATCTGGACAATATGCGGGATGAGGTTGCGGCAAACCCCGAAATACTGCTAAATCCGATGAAGAACTGGCACCTCTATTCAACCTTTAAGGATGGTGTTGCCGATAGAGGGCCTATCCGGTTTGTGTGGATAGTTGGCATTATCGGTGGCTTCGTGTTGTTATTGGCATGTATCAATTTTATGAATTTCAGTACCGCACGTTCCGAAAAAAGAGCAACGGAGGTAGGCATACGCAAAGCCATAGGATCGGCCAGGGTACAACTTGTCATCCAGTTTTTTAGTGAATCGCTACTGGTGGCGCTGTTGGCATTTATGATAGCGCTGTTGTTTGTCATACTTGCTTTGCCAACATTAAATGATTTGTCGGCAAAGCAAATCTCGCTACCCTACACCAATATTTGGTTTTGGCTTTTTTGTTTCAGCTTTATCGTATTTACGGGTTTGCTTGCCGGAATTTATCCGGCTTTATACTTGTCTTCCTTCCAGCCTGTCAAAGTCTTAAAAGGGGCATTTCGTGCAGGCCGTATGGCTTCTCTTCCGCGCAAAGTATTAGTAGTAATGCAATTCACGATCTCGATTGTATTAATCATTTGTACCGTCATTATATATAACCAGTTGATCTTTAGCAAAGACCGACCTGTTGGCTACACACGCGATGGCCTGGTTATAGTACCAATGCAGTCAATTGACTATCAGGGGAAACAGGACGTTCTCCGCAACGAGTTAAAAAATACAGGTTTGGTGACCGAAGTAGCTGAATCAGAAAGCCCGGTTACAGGGATTTCATCAAATAACGGCGGCTTTAACTGGCAAGGTAAGGCCCCCGGTGTAGAAGAAAAATTTGGGACACTAACCGTTACAGCAGAATATGGAAAAACAATTGGCTGGCAATTTAAAGAAGGTCGCGATTTTTACGCCGGGTCTGTCGCTGATTCGTCCGGTTTCGTGATCAATGAGGCTGCCGCAAAGTATATGGGCTTCAAAAACCCGGTAGGCGAAACCATCCATTGGAAAAGCAAATGGAACAATGTTGATAAGGATTATAAAATTATCGGTGTAATAAAAAACATGGTGATGGAATCGCCTTACGATGCGATAAGGCCTGTTGTTTTCCGCCTGGGAGGTAACCCCAACTGGATTTTTATCAGGATAAGTCCGCAGGCAAGCGTTAGTAAGGCATTGCCCCAAATAGCCGGCGTTTTCAAAAAAATCGTCCCTTCCGTTCCTTTTACCTACAGCTTTGCCGATGAAGACTATGCTAAAAAATTTACAACCGAAGAGCATATCGGCAAGCTGACAAAATTCTTCTCTTGCCTTGCCATTTTCATAAGCTGCCTCGGGCTCTTCGGCATGGCAATGTTCATGGCCGAACAACGCACTAAAGAAATTGGCCTGCGCAAAGTATTAGGTGCTACTGCATTCACGCTATGGCGGTTATTATCAAAGGATTTTGTGGCGCTGGTAATTATTTCGCTCATCATAGCAACACCAATGGCCTGGTATTTTATGTCGAAATGGTTGCAAGGTTATCAATATCGTATACAGATAACCTGGTGGGTATTTGTACTTACAGGTATAGGCGCCGTCCTGATCACCTTACTTACAGTAAGCTATCAAACCATTAAAGCCGCACTGGCAAATCCGGTAAAGAGTTTGCGAAGTGAGTGA
- a CDS encoding ABC transporter permease, whose product MIRNYLKIALRNLVNNKIYSALNIIGLATGMAVAMLIGLWIYAQVSYDRFLPGYQLAYRVKFNVNNNGEINTVGSTNLPLADALKKDFPEIKYVAQTDWMGSHPLMVGDKRINVNGAMAGSDFLKIFQYPLIKGNADAVLNDPYSIVLSQATATALFGKAEAVGKMVKIDNFHDLRVTGILKDVPANSTFQFSFVVPFTYYSITNDEVKQSLTNWDNNSFQTFVALQPNVSYAELAPKLKGAMVRHSPKYYAQTKAELFLEPLKDWHLFSEYRNGIVSGGLIDYVRMFALIGTLILIIACINFTNLATARSEKRAREVGVRKAIGSSRKNLIFQFLTESMTLTFLAFLLSLLFVSLALPVFNNLTHTEISIPFTNGTFWLLMMGFVILTGLLSGGRPAFYLSSFNPVKVLKGTLQTGKAGNLPREILVVLQFTCSIALIISTIVIYQQINHAKDRPVGYDNNRLVMTDATGDLTRNYDAFKNEMLASGMVSSVTKSSSPVTDIWANNSVTDWSGRLPGETLSLAIIGVSDADYFKTLGMKIERGRDFTGNLGADSLSVILNEAAVKRMRYKSPVNEVITWHTVQQRATVIGVVKDALMASPYSNSVPTIFIYQPGWSSVVTYRLAPKANTHTALAKLAPIFGRYNPTIPFQYSFVDESYASKFDFESLIGKLAGLFASLAIMISCIGLFGLAAYMAEKRTKEIGIRKVLGATVPQVWMLLSKEFIILVVISCLIASPVSYYYLHAWLLKYQYRISIGPGVFLLAGTGAIMLTLLTISFQAIKAALMNPVKSLRTE is encoded by the coding sequence ATGATCAGAAATTACCTCAAAATCGCTTTGCGCAACCTGGTGAACAATAAAATTTACAGCGCTTTGAATATCATAGGTTTAGCTACAGGTATGGCTGTAGCCATGCTCATTGGTTTGTGGATTTATGCCCAGGTTTCGTACGATCGCTTTTTGCCAGGATATCAGCTGGCCTACAGGGTAAAATTCAACGTAAATAATAACGGGGAGATCAACACTGTTGGCTCTACCAATTTGCCGTTGGCTGATGCATTAAAAAAAGACTTTCCGGAGATTAAATATGTAGCACAAACAGACTGGATGGGTTCGCACCCGCTTATGGTGGGTGATAAAAGGATAAACGTTAACGGGGCAATGGCAGGCAGCGATTTTCTGAAAATTTTTCAGTACCCGCTTATAAAAGGTAATGCGGATGCTGTATTAAATGATCCATATTCTATCGTACTATCACAGGCCACCGCCACAGCATTATTTGGCAAAGCCGAAGCAGTTGGTAAAATGGTAAAGATTGATAATTTCCACGATCTACGGGTTACCGGTATCCTGAAAGATGTACCTGCCAATTCAACCTTTCAATTTAGCTTTGTTGTACCTTTTACCTATTATTCAATTACTAATGATGAGGTTAAGCAATCACTTACCAATTGGGACAATAACTCGTTCCAGACTTTTGTGGCATTGCAGCCCAACGTATCATATGCCGAACTGGCACCCAAATTAAAAGGGGCTATGGTTAGGCACAGTCCAAAATATTATGCACAAACCAAGGCCGAGCTTTTCCTGGAACCGCTGAAAGACTGGCATTTATTTTCAGAATACAGGAATGGCATAGTATCAGGAGGTTTGATAGATTATGTGAGGATGTTCGCGCTCATCGGCACGCTGATCCTGATCATCGCTTGTATCAATTTCACCAATCTGGCTACCGCCCGATCAGAGAAAAGGGCCCGTGAGGTTGGCGTGCGTAAAGCCATCGGTTCCAGTCGCAAAAACCTGATCTTCCAGTTCCTGACCGAATCCATGACCTTAACCTTTCTGGCCTTTTTGTTATCACTGCTTTTTGTTTCCCTGGCATTACCCGTTTTCAATAACCTCACCCATACAGAAATCAGCATTCCATTCACTAATGGTACTTTCTGGTTACTTATGATGGGCTTTGTTATTTTAACCGGGCTCCTTTCAGGTGGGCGACCTGCTTTTTACCTCTCATCCTTCAACCCTGTAAAAGTTTTAAAGGGAACTTTGCAAACGGGCAAAGCGGGTAACCTTCCGCGCGAGATCCTCGTGGTGCTTCAATTTACCTGTTCTATAGCGCTCATCATTAGTACTATAGTTATCTATCAACAAATAAATCATGCCAAAGACAGGCCTGTAGGTTACGATAACAACCGTTTGGTAATGACCGATGCCACCGGCGACCTGACACGTAATTACGATGCTTTTAAGAATGAAATGCTGGCATCAGGCATGGTGAGCAGCGTTACCAAATCCTCAAGTCCTGTTACCGATATCTGGGCCAATAATAGCGTAACAGACTGGTCGGGCAGGTTACCCGGCGAAACATTGAGCCTTGCTATCATTGGCGTATCTGATGCTGATTATTTTAAAACGCTGGGCATGAAAATAGAGCGCGGGCGTGATTTCACCGGCAACCTCGGGGCCGATTCTCTGAGTGTGATACTCAATGAGGCTGCTGTTAAACGCATGCGATATAAATCCCCTGTTAACGAGGTTATCACCTGGCATACCGTACAGCAGCGGGCTACGGTAATCGGGGTGGTTAAGGATGCCTTGATGGCCTCGCCATATTCAAACTCGGTACCAACTATCTTCATTTACCAGCCAGGCTGGTCGAGCGTGGTAACATACCGGCTTGCTCCAAAAGCAAATACCCATACGGCATTGGCTAAGCTTGCTCCAATATTCGGTCGTTATAATCCAACCATTCCTTTTCAGTATAGTTTTGTGGATGAAAGCTACGCCTCAAAGTTTGATTTTGAATCGCTGATAGGGAAGCTGGCCGGTTTATTTGCATCGCTTGCCATCATGATCTCCTGTATAGGCTTGTTCGGCTTAGCAGCCTATATGGCCGAAAAACGCACCAAAGAGATTGGTATCCGGAAAGTATTGGGCGCCACCGTACCACAGGTTTGGATGCTATTATCTAAAGAGTTTATAATCCTTGTAGTTATCAGTTGCCTGATAGCAAGTCCGGTTTCTTATTACTACCTCCATGCCTGGTTGTTAAAATATCAATACCGCATTAGCATAGGGCCGGGTGTATTCCTATTAGCAGGAACAGGGGCAATCATGCTTACTTTACTAACCATCAGCTTTCAGGCTATAAAAGCAGCGTTAATGAATCCGGTAAAAAGTTTAAGAACGGAGTAA
- a CDS encoding SDR family oxidoreductase codes for MTTTNLNSNTQVLVTGGSGFIAVYCILQLIEAGYKVKTTVRSLNREAEVRDMLKTGGVEAGDRLSFIAADLSADAGWAEAAEDCTYVIHVASPTPLKGYKHEDEMIIPAREGVLRVLKAARDAGVKRVVFTSAFGAVGFGHKPRTTPFNENDWTPINDKVPAYQKSKTLSEKAAWEFIKTEGGGLEMATVNPVAVAGPVLGPDYSHSIQLIQNMLFGKLKGCPRINTGLVDVRDVADLHLRAMTNPAAKGQRFLAISGESLWTIDIAQILKRRLGHYADKVTAKNVPNWLIHLTALWNPTAKVIAPMLDQNMNATSEKARRLLGWSPRPAEEAIVATAESLIQLGIVK; via the coding sequence ATGACAACAACAAATTTAAATAGCAATACCCAGGTACTGGTAACGGGCGGCTCAGGCTTTATTGCGGTATATTGCATTCTGCAACTTATTGAAGCAGGTTATAAGGTAAAAACAACGGTACGTTCCTTAAACCGTGAAGCCGAAGTACGCGATATGCTCAAAACCGGTGGCGTTGAAGCCGGAGATCGTTTATCTTTTATAGCTGCCGATCTGAGCGCTGATGCCGGCTGGGCCGAAGCGGCTGAAGATTGCACATACGTGATACATGTAGCCTCTCCTACCCCGCTTAAAGGCTACAAACATGAAGACGAAATGATCATACCCGCAAGGGAGGGTGTATTAAGGGTGCTGAAAGCGGCCAGGGATGCCGGTGTTAAACGTGTTGTGTTTACTTCGGCATTTGGCGCGGTTGGCTTTGGCCACAAACCACGCACTACCCCATTCAATGAAAACGACTGGACACCGATAAATGATAAGGTACCGGCTTATCAAAAATCAAAAACACTTTCAGAAAAAGCCGCGTGGGAGTTTATTAAAACCGAAGGCGGGGGGCTGGAAATGGCTACGGTAAATCCGGTTGCGGTTGCAGGCCCTGTTTTGGGGCCCGATTATTCGCATTCAATACAACTGATACAGAACATGTTATTTGGCAAATTAAAAGGCTGCCCGAGGATAAACACTGGTTTAGTAGATGTACGTGACGTGGCCGACCTTCACTTACGGGCCATGACCAACCCGGCAGCAAAAGGGCAACGTTTTCTGGCAATTTCGGGCGAAAGCTTATGGACTATTGACATAGCACAGATCCTGAAAAGACGCCTGGGTCATTATGCAGATAAAGTTACGGCGAAAAACGTGCCCAACTGGTTAATACATTTAACCGCCCTGTGGAACCCCACCGCAAAAGTTATCGCGCCTATGCTTGATCAAAACATGAATGCCACAAGCGAAAAAGCACGGCGCCTACTTGGCTGGTCGCCCCGCCCGGCAGAAGAAGCGATTGTTGCTACTGCTGAAAGCCTGATACAACTGGGAATAGTAAAATAA
- a CDS encoding helix-turn-helix domain-containing protein: MEQPGAASRSMVFVSCKREKHYSRGVILPWHALVCVLSGEMRIASADRLFVFHSGDIILLPRNQLGRMSKVPLNGELFKSISICFPQEALQRYYATLTQVHVTPAEPEVKYFDQHPLLESLFGSLLPYFEVADDLPEEIANIKITEAIAVLRSIDKSVDNLLGHFEEPGKIDLTDFMEKNYMFNLTAARFGYLTGRSLTTFKRDFKKAFGNTPEKWLTKKRLETAHYQIVEQNRKPSEVYFELGFENLSHFSYAFKKQFGYNPTLSKSKREISEK; encoded by the coding sequence ATGGAACAACCGGGAGCGGCCAGCAGGTCGATGGTATTCGTATCCTGTAAACGGGAAAAGCATTACAGTCGGGGAGTGATCCTTCCGTGGCATGCATTGGTGTGCGTACTATCGGGCGAAATGAGGATCGCTTCGGCCGACCGGCTATTTGTTTTTCATTCGGGAGATATCATCCTGTTGCCGCGTAACCAGTTGGGCAGGATGAGTAAAGTGCCCCTAAACGGAGAGCTTTTTAAATCGATATCTATCTGTTTTCCGCAGGAAGCATTACAGCGCTATTACGCCACGCTTACGCAGGTTCATGTTACCCCGGCAGAGCCCGAGGTTAAATATTTCGATCAACATCCGCTACTCGAAAGCCTGTTTGGGTCTTTACTCCCCTATTTTGAAGTGGCCGATGATTTGCCTGAAGAGATAGCGAACATCAAAATAACCGAAGCAATTGCGGTGCTTCGTTCCATTGATAAATCGGTTGATAACTTGCTGGGACATTTTGAAGAGCCCGGTAAAATTGACCTGACCGATTTTATGGAGAAAAATTACATGTTTAACCTCACCGCCGCCAGGTTCGGCTATCTCACTGGCAGGAGCTTAACCACCTTTAAACGAGACTTCAAGAAAGCCTTCGGCAATACTCCTGAAAAATGGCTCACCAAAAAGCGACTGGAAACCGCCCATTACCAAATAGTTGAACAAAACCGCAAACCATCCGAAGTGTACTTTGAATTAGGCTTTGAAAACCTCTCGCATTTTTCATACGCTTTTAAAAAGCAGTTTGGGTATAATCCAACGCTTTCAAAAAGTAAAAGGGAGATAAGTGAAAAGTAA
- a CDS encoding SDR family NAD(P)-dependent oxidoreductase, which produces MILKNKNAVIYGAGGSLGGAVAKALAAAGAKVFLTGPNQQSIKKVADEIIASGGLAKTAIVDAFNEVAIEQHLQQMVSIAGIVDISFNAVGVDVVQNIPLTEISAGDFVNPITLTMQTRFMTAIAAARVMMKQKSGVILSLTATPAGIGYPLTGGFGPACSAVESFSRTLASELGVYGIRVVNIRSGGSPDSRVFKSAIDAMPDVMDPIIKKMEGDTMLKKLPLMADIANTAVFLASDLAGQITGVTIDVTGGTTAALNYRVNRLD; this is translated from the coding sequence ATGATTCTGAAAAACAAAAACGCGGTGATATACGGAGCCGGTGGCTCGTTGGGTGGTGCAGTGGCAAAGGCACTTGCGGCTGCCGGTGCAAAGGTATTTTTAACCGGCCCCAATCAGCAATCCATCAAAAAGGTAGCGGACGAAATTATTGCTTCCGGCGGCTTAGCCAAAACAGCCATCGTGGATGCCTTTAACGAGGTTGCGATTGAACAGCATTTACAGCAAATGGTAAGTATAGCCGGTATAGTTGATATTTCTTTTAATGCGGTTGGTGTTGATGTAGTACAGAATATCCCCCTTACCGAAATATCTGCCGGCGATTTTGTAAACCCCATTACCCTAACCATGCAAACCCGTTTCATGACCGCAATTGCAGCAGCCAGAGTGATGATGAAGCAAAAATCGGGCGTAATTTTATCGCTGACAGCTACACCTGCAGGTATCGGTTATCCGCTTACAGGCGGCTTTGGCCCGGCTTGTAGCGCTGTAGAAAGTTTTTCACGTACACTTGCTTCCGAGCTGGGCGTTTACGGTATCCGGGTGGTTAATATCCGTTCAGGAGGTTCGCCGGATTCCAGGGTATTTAAAAGCGCCATTGATGCCATGCCCGATGTTATGGATCCTATCATCAAAAAAATGGAAGGCGATACCATGCTTAAAAAGTTACCATTAATGGCCGATATCGCCAATACAGCGGTTTTCCTGGCCTCAGACCTGGCAGGACAAATAACAGGCGTCACTATCGATGTAACCGGCGGTACAACGGCAGCATTAAATTACAGGGTAAACAGACTTGATTGA
- a CDS encoding RNA polymerase sigma factor produces MGKSINNSHIQQLIAGDEAAFDLIYETYSSKVYRLAFRFLKDAQQSEEIVQECFINLWTSREKLNAMGDIWLYLYVIAKRLSLNSLRQMCQSRELSGKLVNHIATVHNDTEEDLLVSDLEQFTERIINKLPRQQQLIFRLSRVEHLTHKEIADQLQISPNTVKNHMVEALKTLKSQLQYSDLIFMLALFFWIN; encoded by the coding sequence GTGGGTAAGAGTATTAACAACAGTCATATCCAACAATTGATAGCAGGTGATGAGGCTGCTTTCGATTTGATTTATGAAACGTACAGCAGTAAGGTTTACCGCCTGGCTTTTCGCTTTCTGAAGGATGCGCAGCAGAGCGAGGAAATAGTGCAGGAGTGTTTTATTAACCTTTGGACCAGTCGCGAAAAACTTAACGCCATGGGCGATATCTGGCTATACCTTTATGTTATTGCCAAGCGCCTCTCATTAAACTCCCTAAGGCAAATGTGCCAGTCGCGGGAGCTTTCCGGTAAGCTGGTAAATCACATAGCAACTGTTCATAACGATACGGAAGAAGATTTGCTGGTAAGCGATCTGGAACAATTTACCGAACGGATCATCAATAAGCTTCCGCGTCAGCAACAGCTTATTTTCAGGCTGAGCAGGGTAGAACATCTTACCCATAAAGAAATAGCCGATCAGTTGCAGATTTCGCCAAACACAGTAAAAAACCACATGGTTGAGGCATTGAAAACCCTCAAATCGCAACTGCAATATTCCGACCTTATTTTTATGCTTGCCTTGTTCTTCTGGATCAATTAA
- a CDS encoding acyltransferase family protein, with protein MEIAEPVAAPPVVKTKQHFEILDGLRGIAAIAVVIFHFMEFVVPDYNKSFIAHAYLAVDFFFCLSGFVIAYAYDSKLKSLGLPLFFKLRLIRLHPLVVIGSVIGLLAFVFDPFSNLYATYGIGQTLLMFLSSSLLIPYPLIHERYFNLFHLNPPTWSLFWEYIANIVYALVLVKIRNKGLWLLTVVAAILLCYEASTAKCLAVGYGGDNFGGGAIRVCYSFLAGILVYRSNFIIKSRLGFLVIGSLLLMAFLVPFSDETNHITDPLIVIFYFPFLVALGAGAGLHTRFAKICKFSGDISYPLYVIHYPFLWLFLSYLEAKKPSMSQMITMIPVGVILLTGLAYVVMICLDIPIRKYLKNKLRKG; from the coding sequence ATGGAAATAGCAGAACCTGTAGCAGCGCCACCAGTAGTAAAAACCAAACAGCATTTCGAAATTTTAGATGGCCTTCGCGGTATCGCCGCCATCGCGGTTGTAATATTCCATTTTATGGAATTTGTTGTTCCTGATTATAATAAAAGCTTTATCGCGCATGCTTATCTCGCGGTTGATTTCTTTTTCTGCTTGTCTGGTTTTGTGATAGCTTACGCCTATGATAGCAAACTGAAAAGTTTAGGCCTCCCGCTGTTCTTTAAGCTCAGGCTTATTCGTTTGCACCCACTGGTGGTTATTGGTTCGGTTATTGGGTTACTTGCTTTTGTTTTTGATCCGTTCAGTAATCTTTATGCAACTTATGGTATTGGGCAAACTTTGCTGATGTTTTTGAGTTCCTCTTTACTCATTCCGTACCCGCTTATTCACGAGCGGTATTTTAACCTATTCCATCTTAATCCGCCAACATGGTCATTGTTTTGGGAGTACATTGCCAATATCGTTTATGCTTTGGTATTGGTTAAAATCCGGAATAAAGGATTGTGGTTGTTAACAGTAGTTGCAGCTATTTTGCTGTGCTATGAGGCCTCAACGGCAAAATGCCTCGCGGTAGGTTATGGCGGCGATAATTTTGGAGGCGGAGCAATCCGGGTTTGCTATTCCTTTTTAGCGGGGATATTGGTGTATCGTTCAAACTTTATCATTAAATCACGTTTAGGCTTTTTAGTTATCGGGTCATTGTTGTTGATGGCTTTCCTAGTGCCTTTTTCAGATGAAACAAACCATATAACCGATCCGCTTATCGTGATCTTTTATTTCCCGTTTCTGGTGGCGCTTGGTGCAGGGGCTGGGCTGCATACCCGCTTTGCTAAAATTTGTAAATTTTCCGGCGATATCTCATATCCGCTGTATGTGATCCACTATCCGTTTTTATGGCTGTTTTTGAGTTATCTGGAAGCTAAGAAACCTTCAATGAGCCAGATGATAACTATGATCCCGGTGGGGGTGATACTGTTAACTGGCTTAGCTTATGTGGTCATGATTTGCCTTGATATCCCTATCCGTAAGTATCTGAAAAATAAGTTGCGGAAAGGGTAG
- a CDS encoding response regulator codes for MAKTLLYIDDNQIDIAIIKGMQEKYLAFDAVTYSTNAEHSIRYIREHLQNADELPDVIFLDLYMSPFSGWEFLDEFKKIHSLIAKTIEIYIVTFSILPKDLIRSKQYQHVKSYYTKPVTRETFTSFRVN; via the coding sequence ATGGCCAAAACGCTTTTATATATAGATGACAATCAAATAGATATTGCCATTATTAAAGGAATGCAGGAAAAATATCTTGCATTTGACGCTGTAACATACAGTACCAACGCCGAGCATTCTATCCGATATATCAGGGAGCATTTGCAAAATGCAGATGAGCTGCCCGATGTTATTTTTCTTGATCTTTATATGAGTCCGTTCAGCGGCTGGGAATTTCTGGATGAGTTTAAAAAAATACATTCCCTGATAGCTAAAACTATTGAAATTTACATTGTAACCTTCTCAATATTGCCAAAGGACCTGATACGCTCAAAACAGTATCAGCATGTAAAATCATACTATACCAAACCTGTTACCAGGGAAACCTTTACAAGTTTCAGGGTTAATTAA
- a CDS encoding TPM domain-containing protein, with protein sequence MKKILFCALLLVQSVFAQIPKPQKNTYVNDFAHVLTADQVYGLNKEIYRIEKASTVQIAIVLVKTVPAKYTIEKYTKLIGKKWHVGKAHNGIVYVAAIDQHKQRIELDSMALVRLTIIEREGLLSAIKPYFKTGDYNGGLHDFVGRLSQYFVPPPPEPVKADKLAVVEKPDNAKVSDGTVILIVLIVCVVTMLTFLGLVWLIIKGIKSITTGRGNSTVVYESDDYSYSRPSWFWRWRHRHYHGGNYYNNRSSSVFISGSGSSRQVDDEEDNKPSNWGNWGDSSSDDNNDSDDSYKRSGGSSSSSEGSFSSSGGSTSDW encoded by the coding sequence ATGAAAAAAATACTGTTTTGCGCATTGCTGTTAGTTCAGTCTGTGTTTGCACAAATACCTAAACCACAAAAAAATACTTATGTAAACGATTTTGCGCACGTATTAACCGCCGATCAGGTTTATGGCTTAAATAAAGAAATTTATCGCATCGAAAAAGCGTCTACCGTACAGATCGCTATAGTATTGGTAAAAACTGTGCCTGCTAAATATACCATCGAGAAATACACAAAACTTATAGGGAAAAAATGGCATGTAGGTAAAGCGCATAATGGTATTGTGTATGTTGCTGCTATTGATCAGCACAAACAACGGATAGAATTGGATAGCATGGCACTGGTCCGGTTAACTATAATCGAACGTGAGGGGTTACTCAGTGCCATCAAGCCATACTTCAAGACAGGCGATTATAATGGTGGCTTGCATGATTTTGTCGGTAGGCTCAGCCAATATTTTGTGCCTCCCCCTCCAGAACCTGTTAAGGCAGATAAACTGGCAGTAGTAGAAAAGCCTGACAACGCAAAGGTTTCGGACGGGACTGTTATTTTGATTGTTTTGATAGTTTGTGTCGTCACAATGCTCACGTTTTTAGGTTTGGTATGGTTGATTATTAAAGGGATAAAGTCAATAACCACCGGGCGTGGAAATAGCACGGTTGTATATGAATCGGATGATTATTCATATTCCCGCCCTTCATGGTTTTGGCGCTGGCGGCATCGTCATTATCACGGCGGTAATTATTACAACAACAGAAGTTCTTCGGTTTTTATAAGCGGTTCCGGCAGTTCCCGACAGGTTGATGATGAAGAAGATAATAAACCATCTAACTGGGGAAATTGGGGCGACTCATCTTCGGATGATAATAACGATTCTGATGATAGCTATAAACGTAGTGGAGGCTCGTCATCCTCATCAGAGGGGAGCTTTTCAAGTAGTGGGGGCTCTACCTCAGATTGGTAA